The genomic interval CTTTTTCTCAAAGAGGGTAGAGAAGCCTGCATCGGCAGCGGCAGCCTCTCTCCGGTCCTCATCCCTGCCCTGCCCCAGGCCCTGCAAGCTGCTCTTGATGCTCTCCTTCTGCTTGTTTAGGCTCTTGGCCCATCGCTCCATGTCTTTGGCTATCTGAAATGGGAGACAACAGAGTTACTAACATATCTCACTATATGCACTAGTGCTTCAGTATGGGACTTCCCATGCTTGCAAGAGGTGCTTGTCTGCCTGTTACCTGCTGGGCAGACTTGCTTTTGGGCTTGTCCTTCTTCTCCTTGGACTCTGTGCTGGACGAGGCTGCTGAGGAGGCGGAAGCCTGTTCGGAGCTggagtctgctgctgctgctgttgtttctGCTGCTGCAGGGATGTAGGTCTGTGTCTCACTGTCCCAGTACAGGTATTGCTGGGTCTGGGAGTTGAAGTAGTACTACACAGAGATTTAAAATACATAATGTATAATAATAATGACACATTAATCATGATCAAGTCTCTGATAGAGAGGAAGTCTATAGGGGTGAGAGAGTAGTTAcactgtcttcagaaagtattcaaagtggaattaagttttcagaaatgttaacaaattccccaaaaatgaaaagctgatatgtcttcagtcaataagtattcaacccctttattatggcaagcctaaataagttcagaagtaaaaatgtacttaataagtcacataataagttgcatggactcactctgtgtgcaataatagcgtttaacatgatttttgaatgactacctcatctctgtacccaacacatacaattatctgtaaagtccctcagttgagcagtgaatttcaaacacagattcaaccataaagaccaggaaggttttccaatgcctcgcaaagggcacctattggtagatggctaaacatttaaaaaagcagacattgaatgtcCTTTCgagcatggtgaaattattaattacactaTAATTAAAAAATTGTATTAGACTATAAATACACCcatcactacaaagataaagaAGTCCTTCTTAAGTCAGTTGCCCGAGAGGAAAGAAACAAtcccagggatttcaccatgaggccaatggtgactttaaaacagttagagttaaatggctgtgataaggCACtcaagtaacactgcaaaaaatacaaagcgttatggttggggaaaatccaaaacagcacatcactgagtaccaccagtcatattttcaagcatggtggtggctgcatcatgttatgggtatgcttgtcatctgcaaggactagggagtttttgggggggataaaaagaaacggaacaGAGCgcagcacaagcaaaatcctagaggaaaacctggttcagtctgctttgcaacagacacagggagatgaattcacctttcagcaagacaataaactaaaacacaaggccaaacctacattggagttgcttaccaagacaacattgaatgttcctgagtggcctagttagttttgacttaaaatcaTCTTGAAAATCTTTAGCAAGACttgaaatggctgtctagcaatgatcaacaaacaacttgacaaagcttgaagaattgtAAAAATAATCATGTGCAAATCCAGGTGTGCTAAGCTctttgagacttacccagaaagactcagctgtaatcactgccaacggtgattctaacatgtattgcctcaggggtgtgaatactttctgtatttaattttcaatacatttgcaaacctttctaaaatcatgttttcacttggtcattatggggtattgtttgttgaTGGTTGAGAATGTGTATATTTTTaaaaatccattttgaattcaggctgtaacacaaaatgtggattaaGACAAAagatatgaatactttccgaaggcactatacATACCTGGCTGTTAGGGTCGTAGTACAGACCAGTCTGTGGATCGTAGTAGTACCCAGATGACTCATCATATTGGTAAGCGGAGGTGTCAGGAACAACTGGTTAAAAGCAACAGCAGATACATTGTATTGAATGACCTTCAGGTATTCAATGTATGGCAATGACGTTCAAACTAAATAAAGAATGGAAATCCAATATGGAGTCCCTTCTTACCAGATGTGCTGTCAGAGAAAATGGCAGCTCCAGGGGAGGCTGCCAAAGCGGCTGCTGCTGTTCTCAGTGAAGAGTTGGCAACTCTGGAACTGGTAGCCTGTGGTGGCACATCAATCTGCCCAACTAGTTGGTGCAACTGTGGGTGGGAAAACAACAGCACCACATGTTCAACTGCTGCACTCATCCGTATTGACAACACCCAATTGAGCAGCATGTGTGTAACAAGCATCATgaatgttgatgtgagccgtTAAGCGCTACCTGTATGGTAGGCTGGCTGAGGAGGTGATGTTGGTAGACCTGTGTGGTCTGGGAAACAACCACACCTGCTGATGTAGGGACCAGGGCCTTCACTCCTGGTGCAGCTGCCATTAACATACACAAACCATGATTAAAGTCATAATATAAACCAGACAGTCTGAGTCACTAGTTGTAGTGTTAAGACGCACTGTGAAGTAGACGTCGGTCTATTTGGATTCTCACCTCCTAATATTCCGTCTCCAGGAGCAGGATCCAACACAGCAGGCTGCTGAGGCCACGACAGATAATCCTGCCCATACTGAAAGACAAATATTATACATGTTGCTTAAAACTATCTTTAAAGTTAAATTTACTGACCATCTGTCCCTGATGCACAGCTTCAGGTTTAAAGAGCATCCCCCACTTGGTGTGGAACGATGAGTTTAGTTGGCCTCCAAAGAGTACTGACCTGTGTGTGCTGTGCACAGCCCTCCTGCAGGGAACCATAGTCTGTGGTAGCACCCAGGGCCTGCTTTGgctgaaagacagaaagagaccaAGGCATGAGAACATAGAGTGGTGGTACCACAACTACATGATTTAGATAAAGTGACATGAGGTGCAGAGGGAGTAGTCATGGTGATACCTGGCTGGAGGACCACTGAGCAGCAGCAATGGCTGTGCTGGCAACGGAGAAGGCACTGACTCTGTTCCCATCTGGCATCAGCAGGTCTCTGTCGGGGAAACACAAAGAGATGAGATCTGGATTTTGGTGTGGGAGGATGCATGTTTAATCTTCTTATTCCTATGGTGCTTCCCTATAACTGTGTACGGAGTGAGTATGTGGTGTATTGTTTGGTAAAGGGAGACAGAGTCATGACTCACTTCCTGGCACTCTTCGCATAATCCACCCCAATAGTCTTCCCATCCAGCTTCAGAGGGGGCTGCAGGCCCTGGAGGATTGTCAGGAACTGAGAAGCCTCCTACAcaggaataataataataataaggatTGCAGACATACTGTCAACATGAGACCTAACTTAGCCAATCATATTACAATGACAATGTGCATTATTCTGATGACAACACGCATACCAGTGGAGAGGAGAGCTGTACAAAGGCAAAgcctctgttctgtcctgtctgtTTGTCCTTGATCAGACGGATGTTGCCCGGAGACAGGATGGCGTAGGGAGCCAGGGTCGTCATGATGGCCTCAACGCTGGAGAGGGGAGCGATGTTTCTCAAGATGATTGCTGTCAAGAAAATAAGAGAATGTTCCTACTCTTCCTATCAATAGCCACACACAAAGGCACACAGAATGGTTAGAAGATGGTACTCACTGTCACCACAGTAGTCTCCAGCTTGCTTAGGCTCTAAGTTCCGGTCACTGGGGCCAGcagactctgacccctctgtttAAAACACAATAGCAAAGTAGTTCTATCAAGGCCCACCCAGCAACTATGATATCACCTGGGATTGGCCACTGGACTTTCACATCAAGGGTCTAGAATGTGATACTTGATAATCACTGGTCTCTTTTGATGAGCCATCCACATTGGGAATGCAAGTATGAACACAGGGCTACTTACCTACTTTGACTGCTCCACATCTGAAGCACCTCAGCCTTTTCCGGAAATTGTACAGACCGCACTGCAAGCAACCGGTTACATTGTTTTCACTCAGTTGAATTCAACTTTACCGACAAAACAGTGTATCTAGAAACATTGATAGAAACTATGAGTGAAACCATTTGGCAACACAAAACAGAGAAGGGATTTGGTCTGTGGAGTAGAAAACATGGAGGTGGAGAAGAGGGGATACGTACAGCATTGCAGAGCCAGTTTTCAAATGTGTGTCTCCGGTTGCTGTAGTGCATAGCCACACACTTTCCCTGGATCATCAGCTTATTCTGTAAGATCAAAAGCCACCAGTTATTTTTGCTTCCTCAACTCCTAGCCACACAGTCAGGTGAGATTCTCATACTATCACACCCCATGAGCGAGCACAGCCGGGAAGGGAAAGAGTTGCTAGGGTCACACTCGCTTAGGTACAACCCCTCAGAGAACACAGGGGTGAGTAgatcagacagagacacacacagagagagacagagagagacagagagagagaagagatgagagaagTGCATGTGCTGGGTAGGATTCTAGCAGTGTGTCGGACCGGAGTGCTACCAGCCCGTCCTTGGCCCATTCCCTCGTCTTCGGTTTGAAAGGTGGAGGATGTGTAATGGGCCAAGAGACTGAGCTGGAGCAAAGTGTGCTATGTGGAACCCTGCCCTGGGGGCAGCCATATCAAAACATGGCTATGTGAGACACCCAGAACCAAAGAGCGCCTAAACTCTCAAAGTAAAATCCTTATTTTCTTAAAATATACACTTATTTAGCTACACAACAGCACACACAAAATGAGCTACCTCCTCTTTTGATTGCTTAAATCCAGTCTTCATTCCAAATGTTAAAAATGTATAAGTTGACACTTTGTATGGTGAGCTTCAGAGGGTCCAATGCTAATCTTGCACATTTTTATTGTACAGGAATTATTGTATAGACTATTTTTTTCTGTCTAACCTGTTTAAACTAGAATTTCTGTTAGAATAATCCATCTAGTTCATTATATTATAAAGACAACTTAAAGAAAGAAATCAGATTCATATAGCAAAAGCGTTGGTGCTGTCCTTTGTCTATGCAGGACCCTCAGCTCTCAGCAAATGGTCACTTATACAGCAAATTTCTCAAAGGTCAGTCTCTCAAGACATCTGTTTGTTATTTTGGGCTCTGATCTCCAAGACAAAATCTAGACTTGGCGATTGTTGAAGCAACCTGATTGGTCTCCATCCATCGGGTAGCATCTTGCAAGTGATAAAACTCCACGAAGGCGAAACCTCTGCTTATACCTAGAGACAGCATTCAAATATAGACGGGAGTTGTGTTAGTCAGAGTGCTTTGGCACAACATTCAAACTCTGTCACAGTCTGCTTCACAACCCATTACAAGTGAAACAGTGGGAGATATATTTTGAAGAGGGTAGGGGAGGGGTAACCTTTGCCATAGCATGAAAGCCTTCAGATGACAGTGCTTGGACCGCACTTGAATGATTGCCACGCAAAGATGATACGATAAAATgtgaagtgtttaaaaaaaaaacagagacAAGTACACCCACTTACCAAAGGGGTATCCTACGAAGCACATTTGAGgagttagcgaggtaactttggtcaactcggAGTTCAACTTGGGATAACCAGTCACACGAAAATGGCTCACCTTTTAGCAAGGTAAATTACTatggcaacgaatccttcagaactaacctgctccggggCAGGCTAACTCCACTTACCCTGAATGAAATGACAGAGCAGAGAGTTGAGGACCAGTGAAATCAGATTCCCTCTTGCAAAGATTGCTTCATCATCCCCTTCATTAGGAAGACGACGGAGTCaatattttattaatcaaattttttttgtgttaaaatatcacattacacatttttTTATGACAGAATGCATTTTAAACTTCACGCAATGTAAAACatttgtatgacttaataaataaaaaatatcgaTATGAGTGAGGAAAAAGGGTGcttgtgcattgataagcacaccaaagacAGCATTAAtgataagtaataaaataaagatgGCACTTCTAAAAGTAtatttcacaccatagcctgctgaatttgcaagatTTTTTGAGTTCGGCACAAAtgaaaatgtggcactgactcACCCATGGATTGATGCTTCAGCATCGTCTCAATGAAAAGTTTGTAgccgcatcgcagtgctatgctgcgccaccagagtctgggttcgcgcccaggctctgtcgcagccggccgcgaccgggaggtccgtggggcgacgcacaattggcttagcgtcgtccgggttagggagggtttggccggtagggatatccttgtctcatcgcgctccagcgactcctgtggcgggccgggcgcagtgcgcgctaactgaggggggcgggtgcacggtgtttcctccgacacattggtgcggctggcttccgggttggaggcgcgctgtgttaagaagcagtgcggcttggttgggttgtgcttcggaggacgcatgactttcgaccttcgtctctcccgagcccgtacgggagttgtagcgatgagacaagatagtaattactagcgattggataccacgaaaattggggagaaaaggggataaaatttataaaaaaataaaataaaaaaaaagaaaagtttgTAGCCATGTGCGACATGCACAcacagttacaagcctgctagagttcGCGTCAGACGGACAAGCAATATCCACTGTCGTAGTACGGATGAAgactgagctggaatgtgaagcaaaCTGAAGCTGGTCAGCTTTATAaaaaccctgagtagatctagcttgcttcgAAGGATACCCTTATGGTCTCAATCTCATCTACAAATAAAAACAATCCACAAAACAAAAGACCCACTGGTGTAGGTGTGGTGAAGGTTCCTTTGCTATGGCAAATATGATTGATATTGGAGGCAAGGTGGCGTGTGtggggtggtagtgtgtgtggagCCGAATCAACCTGAGGCTCCAGACAACAACTCTCACCTGTCCTCTTCTTCATCAGCCGGATGTCCACAGGCTGGGGTCCCTGCAGCTGCTCAAGAGCAGCCTGGATCTGAAACACAGGAGGGGAACATTCAGTGGGCCACGGTTTACTATATTCAAGAGAGGTCACAATCCACAATGTATGTTTCCTATTATACACATCAATACTGCATATGGCATGCTAGCCTCTATACGGCAGCTCTGTGAAGCATGTATTATCAGTAGTTATATCAACATGTAGTTAGGAATAAAGAGGACCTACAGCTTCCTCTGTGACGTAGAGGGACAGGCCCCGGAGCATGATGGTCTTGCTCTCCTCCTGCCCCAGCTCCATCTTATAATCCTGCTCTTGATAATCACCATCAGACTGATAGCCATCTTCAGACCTGTCACTGTTGTGGCGCTTTCGCCTTCTCTACAAGAAGAACACAGTTGTTAACTGAAGAGGGCAAGCAACATTACATCAGAGAACAACAGCTCTTCATTGCAAACAGCCCAGTACAGAACATGTTTTTGATGAATGCATGCCCAAGGTCAATGAGATCCCCATGACCGTAACTTGATTCCTCGAGTCTCACCTCAGGGCCGTCTCGGTCTCTGCGCTCATCAAAACGGTCAGTGTGTCTCTCGTCACTCCAGCGCTGGTCATAATCCCTATCTGGCTCTCTGTCCCGTCTTTCACGCCACTCTGGATCATCTCGCCCCCAGTCTGACGCATACCTCCCACTACGCTCACTTCGGCCAAACCTCAGAACATAAACACACAAGGTAACATTATTCACATGACATATTCAGCTAATGCATTCCTAGCTCAATAATGGACTAAAGGAGCCAAACGTTACTCCTtatagtccaaggaccttacatgttctgtttagagGTGAATTGGCTCTGGAAGCCAAAACTGCCAAATACTCCAActaaacgtgaatcgattctcaattgcagTACGGTTCTAGCAAAATAAAGCTCTGTACTTTCATACCAAAATAATTTGACAAATGCTAAATATTCACTTACTGTTCACTGTTTTAATACAATTGCAGAAACTATTTTTCCAGTGACAACACAGGTGTTCGTAGACGCAggtagctaattagcacaggtacgCCTCTGTCTTCCATCTATTTACAAGCCCTGTAACATGGAAATATAGCCg from Salvelinus alpinus chromosome 2, SLU_Salpinus.1, whole genome shotgun sequence carries:
- the LOC139542747 gene encoding RNA-binding protein 5-like isoform X2, producing MIQGKCVAMHYSNRRHTFENWLCNACGLYNFRKRLRCFRCGAVKVEGSESAGPSDRNLEPKQAGDYCGDTIILRNIAPLSSVEAIMTTLAPYAILSPGNIRLIKDKQTGQNRGFAFVQLSSPLEASQFLTILQGLQPPLKLDGKTIGVDYAKSARKDLLMPDGNRVSAFSVASTAIAAAQWSSSQPKQALGATTDYGSLQEGCAQHTQYGQDYLSWPQQPAVLDPAPGDGILGAAPGVKALVPTSAGVVVSQTTQVYQHHLLSQPTIQLHQLVGQIDVPPQATSSRVANSSLRTAAAALAASPGAAIFSDSTSVVPDTSAYQYDESSGYYYDPQTGLYYDPNSQYYFNSQTQQYLYWDSETQTYIPAAAETTAAAADSSSEQASASSAASSSTESKEKKDKPKSKSAQQIAKDMERWAKSLNKQKESIKSSLQGLGQGRDEDRREAAAADAGFSTLFEKKHGAGFETQPVVMNELLKNGEPETPVAKSGLVAAYIGGDSDSEEAANPESGGVGDEGSDKLTDWKKMACLLCLRQFPGKDALLRHQQLSDLHKQNLEIHRRSKLSEAQLEELERKEMELKYRDRAAERRDKYGVPEPPAPKKKKFYQPPAPTVNYEQPTKDGLTSDNIGNKMLQAMGWQEGKGLGRNQQGITAPISASLRTKGTGLGIKGSNYELSASDTYKDAVRKAMFARFTEIE
- the LOC139542747 gene encoding RNA-binding protein 5-like isoform X1, producing the protein MGADKRFGRSERSGRYASDWGRDDPEWRERRDREPDRDYDQRWSDERHTDRFDERRDRDGPERRRKRHNSDRSEDGYQSDGDYQEQDYKMELGQEESKTIMLRGLSLYVTEEAIQAALEQLQGPQPVDIRLMKKRTGISRGFAFVEFYHLQDATRWMETNQNKLMIQGKCVAMHYSNRRHTFENWLCNACGLYNFRKRLRCFRCGAVKVEGSESAGPSDRNLEPKQAGDYCGDTIILRNIAPLSSVEAIMTTLAPYAILSPGNIRLIKDKQTGQNRGFAFVQLSSPLEASQFLTILQGLQPPLKLDGKTIGVDYAKSARKDLLMPDGNRVSAFSVASTAIAAAQWSSSQPKQALGATTDYGSLQEGCAQHTQYGQDYLSWPQQPAVLDPAPGDGILGAAPGVKALVPTSAGVVVSQTTQVYQHHLLSQPTIQLHQLVGQIDVPPQATSSRVANSSLRTAAAALAASPGAAIFSDSTSVVPDTSAYQYDESSGYYYDPQTGLYYDPNSQYYFNSQTQQYLYWDSETQTYIPAAAETTAAAADSSSEQASASSAASSSTESKEKKDKPKSKSAQQIAKDMERWAKSLNKQKESIKSSLQGLGQGRDEDRREAAAADAGFSTLFEKKHGAGFETQPVVMNELLKNGEPETPVAKSGLVAAYIGGDSDSEEAANPESGGVGDEGSDKLTDWKKMACLLCLRQFPGKDALLRHQQLSDLHKQNLEIHRRSKLSEAQLEELERKEMELKYRDRAAERRDKYGVPEPPAPKKKKFYQPPAPTVNYEQPTKDGLTSDNIGNKMLQAMGWQEGKGLGRNQQGITAPISASLRTKGTGLGIKGSNYELSASDTYKDAVRKAMFARFTEIE